The Cheilinus undulatus linkage group 2, ASM1832078v1, whole genome shotgun sequence genome has a window encoding:
- the LOC121522249 gene encoding histone H3-like centromeric protein CSE4 has product MARTKQTARKSTGGKAPRKQLATKAARKSAPSTGGVKKPHRYRPGTVALREIRRYQKSTELLIRKLPFQRLVREIAQDFKTDLRFQSAAIGALQEASEAYLVGLFEDTNLCAIHAKRVTIMPKDIQLARRIRGEQSLVAMARTKQTARKSTGGKAPRKQLATKAARKSAPSTGGVKKPHRYRPGTVALREIRRYQKSTELLIRKLPFQRLVREIAQDFKTDLRFQSAAIGALQEASEAYLVGLFEDTNLCAIHAKRVTIMPKDIQLARRIRGERA; this is encoded by the exons ATGGCCCGTACAAAGCAGACTGCCCGTAAGTCCACTGGAGGCAAAGCCCCACGTAAACAGCTGGCCACAAAGGCCGCTCGTAAGAGCGCTCCCTCCACTGGTGGTGTCAAGAAGCCCCATCGTTACAG GCCTGGTACTGTGGCTCTGCGTGAGATCCGTCGTTATCAGAAGTCCACTGAGCTGCTGATCCGCAAACTGCCGTTCCAGCGACTGGTCAGAGAAATCGCTCAGGACTTCAAGACCGATCTGCGTTTCCAGAGTGCAGCCATCGGAGCTCTGCAG GAGGCCAGTGAAGCCTACCTGGTCGGGCTGTTTGAGGACACCAACCTTTGCGCCATCCATGCCAAGCGTGTCACCATCATGCCTAAAGACATCCAGCTGGCACGCCGTATCCGTGGGGAGC AATCTTTAGTAGCCATGGCCCGTACAAAGCAGACTGCCCGTAAGTCCACTGGAGGCAAAGCCCCACGTAAACAGCTGGCCACAAAGGCCGCTCGTAAGAGCGCTCCTTCTACAGGTGGTGTCAAGAAGCCCCATCGTTACAG GCCTGGTACTGTGGCTCTGCGTGAGATCCGTCGTTACCAGAAGTCTACTGAGCTGCTGATCCGCAAGCTGCCCTTCCAGCGCCTGGTCAGAGAAATCGCTCAGGACTTCAAGACCGATCTGCGTTTCCAGAGTGCAGCCATCGGAGCTCTGCAg gAGGCCAGCGAAGCCTACCTGGTGGGTCTGTTTGAGGACACCAATTTGTGCGCCATCCACGCCAAACGTGTCACCATCATGCCCAAAGACATCCAGCTGGCACGTCGTATCCGTGGAGAACGGGCCTAA